A window of the Pseudomonas furukawaii genome harbors these coding sequences:
- a CDS encoding LysR family transcriptional regulator has translation MVKHTEPDQTLVKMPSLRAVKSFVAAAKYQNFTRAAEALCVTQAAISRQIRELEGYLGAELFKREGRAVELTAAGSIFFDAVQLSFVNISQAAERIRNKTTTRRVLTLCCSPAFSAHWLAPRLPGFFSANPDVDLNLITTQNFLSMEPGVRPDIFVTKMARIREGYRSYPLMHDVIYPVCTPKYLEEHPEIRTLEGLRDTVLLNLSPYGRSQVAEHVDWKVWLAFNDIDLEARPSNGPHFFNANDYTLLIQMVRNDQGVALGWDHLVGQLVDQGVLVRPVEQELVLKDALHYLTFNEEKEDDEACCRLRDWLIAQL, from the coding sequence ATGGTTAAACACACCGAACCCGATCAGACCCTGGTCAAGATGCCGTCGCTTCGCGCCGTGAAATCCTTTGTCGCGGCAGCCAAGTACCAGAACTTCACCCGCGCGGCCGAAGCCCTCTGCGTGACCCAGGCGGCCATCAGCCGACAGATTCGCGAGCTGGAGGGTTACCTGGGGGCCGAGCTGTTCAAGCGCGAGGGCCGCGCAGTGGAACTCACGGCGGCCGGCTCGATTTTCTTCGATGCCGTGCAGCTGTCGTTCGTCAACATCTCCCAGGCGGCCGAGCGCATCCGCAACAAGACCACGACCCGGCGCGTGCTGACCCTGTGCTGCTCACCGGCGTTCTCGGCGCACTGGCTGGCCCCGAGATTGCCGGGCTTCTTCAGCGCGAACCCGGACGTCGACCTCAACCTGATCACCACGCAGAATTTCCTGTCCATGGAGCCCGGCGTGCGCCCCGATATCTTCGTCACCAAGATGGCCAGGATTCGCGAGGGCTACCGCAGCTACCCCCTGATGCACGACGTGATCTATCCGGTCTGTACGCCGAAATACCTCGAGGAGCACCCGGAGATCCGCACGCTGGAAGGCCTGCGCGACACCGTGCTGCTGAATCTCAGCCCCTACGGTCGTTCGCAGGTCGCCGAACATGTCGACTGGAAGGTCTGGCTGGCATTCAACGATATCGATCTGGAGGCACGCCCCTCCAACGGACCGCATTTCTTCAACGCCAACGACTACACCCTGCTCATCCAGATGGTCCGCAATGACCAGGGTGTCGCGCTCGGCTGGGACCACCTGGTGGGCCAACTCGTCGATCAGGGCGTGCTGGTTCGGCCGGTCGAGCAGGAACTGGTACTCAAGGACGCCCTGCACTACCTGA
- a CDS encoding aromatic ring-hydroxylating oxygenase subunit alpha produces the protein MDKNTAVLALIRQRKERHALPRALYSDPDVYRQDLEQIWHKEWIFAGHTFELEKPGQYLTLQIGDYPIAVVRGGDGQVRAFHNACRHRGSKVCTESSGKVAKLVCPYHKWTFDLDGKLLFAGNMGPEFNAADYGLKPAHCQVVNSYIYVCVADQAPDFTRFRDAVSPFITPHNLDDCKVAFESNLVERGNWKLVFENNRECYHCDGTHPELLNSFVENLSVAGVGGEEDPELVAHWNRCEAAGLPSRLVMDEAGQFRMTRIPLSAGAVSYTMDGKPAVAGRLDRSGEADIGALLYFNYPSTWNHFLGDHALSFRVLPQGPNETLVTTKWLVPKDAKEGIDYDIERLTKVWIATNDQDRRLVENSQAGVSSPAYEPGPYSSIAENGVCQFVDWYCATMTDRLAD, from the coding sequence ATGGATAAAAACACCGCTGTATTAGCCCTGATCCGCCAACGCAAAGAGCGTCATGCCCTGCCTCGTGCGCTCTACAGCGACCCCGATGTCTATCGCCAGGATCTCGAACAGATCTGGCACAAGGAGTGGATCTTCGCCGGCCATACTTTCGAATTGGAAAAGCCCGGCCAGTATCTGACCCTGCAGATCGGCGACTACCCCATCGCCGTGGTGCGCGGCGGCGACGGCCAGGTGCGGGCTTTCCACAATGCCTGCCGGCACCGTGGCTCCAAGGTCTGCACCGAAAGCAGCGGCAAGGTCGCCAAGCTGGTCTGCCCCTATCACAAGTGGACCTTCGACCTGGACGGCAAGCTGCTCTTCGCCGGCAACATGGGGCCCGAATTCAACGCGGCCGACTATGGCCTGAAACCGGCCCATTGCCAGGTGGTGAACAGCTACATCTACGTGTGCGTCGCCGACCAGGCGCCGGACTTCACCCGTTTCCGCGACGCCGTTTCGCCCTTCATCACGCCGCACAACCTGGATGACTGCAAGGTGGCGTTCGAGTCCAACCTGGTGGAGCGGGGCAACTGGAAACTCGTCTTCGAGAACAACCGCGAGTGCTACCACTGCGACGGTACCCACCCGGAACTCCTCAACTCCTTCGTCGAGAACCTCTCGGTCGCGGGCGTCGGTGGCGAAGAAGATCCGGAACTGGTCGCGCACTGGAATCGTTGCGAGGCCGCCGGCCTGCCCAGTCGACTGGTGATGGACGAGGCCGGGCAGTTCCGCATGACCCGCATTCCGCTGTCGGCCGGTGCCGTGAGCTACACCATGGATGGCAAGCCCGCCGTGGCCGGGCGCCTGGACCGCAGCGGCGAGGCCGATATCGGCGCGCTGCTGTACTTCAACTATCCCTCCACCTGGAACCATTTCCTGGGGGACCATGCCCTGAGTTTCCGCGTGTTGCCCCAGGGCCCCAACGAAACCCTGGTGACCACCAAATGGCTGGTGCCCAAGGATGCAAAGGAAGGCATCGACTACGACATCGAGCGCCTGACCAAGGTCTGGATCGCCACCAACGACCAGGACCGGCGCCTGGTCGAGAACTCGCAGGCCGGGGTGAGTTCACCCGCCTACGAGCCCGGGCCTTACTCCTCGATCGCGGAAAACGGCGTCTGCCAGTTCGTGGACTGGTACTGCGCGACCATGACCGATCGGCTGGCCGACTGA
- a CDS encoding DMT family transporter: MNSHSRRMGYARGFALVLLAAFCYGLQPLFAQYAYEGGADPIGLLLARFAIATGVLLVFLRCRGIALPRGRLARQNLLLGLGYGLAALGYYSAARSTSVSLAIILVYSFPAFVTVVSITCLGERASALKLASLALALGGVSMATGLSLSGASIGALWALLAAVCYGASIIYGTHRISHESPVASAAMLLLGCALSFAVAAALQGAALPATAFAWWSTLGLALFATLVPVAAFLAGSPRIGPSAAATLSTLEPVVAVTIAVLLMGERVTFSMLAGGAMVMLAAVLLARPAPSEREFAALEGSSAGDR, translated from the coding sequence ATGAACTCGCATTCTCGTCGAATGGGTTACGCCAGGGGCTTCGCCCTGGTGCTGCTGGCGGCGTTCTGTTACGGCCTGCAGCCGTTGTTCGCTCAATACGCCTACGAAGGCGGCGCCGACCCGATAGGGCTTCTGTTGGCGCGTTTCGCCATCGCCACGGGCGTCCTCCTTGTGTTCCTGCGCTGCCGTGGCATCGCCCTGCCCAGGGGCCGGCTGGCGCGACAGAACCTGTTGCTCGGGCTCGGTTACGGGCTCGCCGCGCTGGGCTATTACAGTGCCGCCCGCAGCACCTCGGTCAGCCTGGCGATCATCCTGGTGTACAGCTTCCCGGCGTTCGTCACGGTCGTTTCCATCACCTGCCTGGGGGAGCGCGCCAGTGCGCTCAAGCTGGCCAGCCTGGCACTGGCCCTGGGTGGGGTGTCGATGGCCACCGGGCTCAGCCTGTCCGGCGCGTCGATCGGTGCACTATGGGCGCTGCTGGCCGCCGTCTGCTACGGCGCCTCGATCATCTACGGCACCCATCGGATCAGCCATGAGAGCCCAGTGGCTTCCGCGGCCATGCTGCTGCTGGGCTGTGCGCTGAGTTTCGCCGTGGCGGCCGCCCTGCAGGGCGCCGCATTGCCCGCGACCGCCTTTGCCTGGTGGTCGACCCTGGGCCTGGCGCTGTTCGCCACGCTGGTACCGGTGGCGGCATTCCTGGCCGGCTCGCCGCGCATCGGCCCGTCGGCGGCCGCCACCCTGTCGACCCTGGAGCCGGTGGTGGCCGTGACCATCGCGGTATTGCTCATGGGCGAGCGGGTCACCTTCTCCATGCTGGCCGGCGGCGCGATGGTGATGCTCGCGGCCGTTCTGCTGGCACGTCCGGCACCCTCCGAGCGGGAGTTCGCCGCCCTGGAAGGTTCTTCGGCAGGCGATCGATAA
- a CDS encoding quaternary amine ABC transporter ATP-binding protein yields the protein MNQADDILSVKNIFKVFGPRPEVAMEMLRNGADKDEIFRKTAHVVGVFDASFSVRRGEIFVIMGLSGSGKSTMVRLFNRLIEPTSGSIHLNGREITGLSDKDLLDVRRKEMGMVFQSFALMPHMSVLENTAFGLEISGVSERERHARAAEALSQVGLAGQEHSYPHQLSGGMQQRVGLARALANDPTILLMDEAFSALDPLIRSEMQGELMRLQAEQQRTIIFISHDIEEAIRIGHRIAIMEGGRVVQIGTPQELLNQPANEYVETFFKGFDSSRVLKAGDVAQLDPAMVCRVNGKAPRFKAGVPFGYLIDERDQLLAVVGADETGGALSGLPDEALSLHRQHPVYTDTPLHDVLDIVAALPYPVPVLDHSGVLKGTISKNQLLHTLSRH from the coding sequence ATGAATCAGGCCGACGATATTCTTTCGGTAAAGAACATCTTCAAGGTATTCGGGCCGCGTCCGGAAGTTGCCATGGAGATGTTACGCAACGGCGCCGACAAGGATGAAATATTCCGCAAGACCGCGCATGTCGTCGGTGTGTTCGACGCCAGCTTTTCAGTCAGGCGTGGCGAAATCTTCGTGATCATGGGGCTGTCCGGTTCCGGGAAGTCGACCATGGTGCGTTTGTTCAACCGCCTGATCGAGCCCACCTCCGGCAGTATCCACCTGAATGGCCGCGAGATTACCGGCCTGTCGGACAAGGACCTGCTGGACGTCCGTCGCAAGGAGATGGGCATGGTCTTCCAGTCGTTCGCGCTGATGCCGCACATGAGCGTGCTGGAAAACACCGCTTTCGGCCTGGAGATATCCGGTGTGAGCGAGCGCGAGCGCCATGCCCGCGCCGCCGAGGCGCTGAGCCAGGTCGGCCTGGCCGGCCAGGAGCACAGCTACCCGCACCAGCTGTCCGGTGGCATGCAGCAGCGCGTGGGGCTGGCCCGCGCGCTGGCCAACGACCCCACCATCCTGCTGATGGACGAAGCCTTCTCCGCGCTGGACCCACTGATTCGCAGCGAGATGCAGGGCGAGCTGATGCGCCTGCAGGCCGAGCAGCAGCGCACCATCATCTTCATCTCCCACGACATCGAGGAGGCCATTCGGATCGGCCATCGCATCGCGATCATGGAGGGCGGCCGGGTGGTGCAGATCGGCACGCCCCAGGAGCTCCTGAACCAACCCGCCAACGAGTACGTTGAGACCTTCTTCAAGGGCTTCGACAGCTCCCGGGTACTGAAGGCCGGCGATGTCGCGCAGCTCGATCCGGCGATGGTCTGCCGGGTCAACGGCAAGGCCCCGCGCTTCAAGGCGGGCGTTCCGTTCGGATACCTGATCGACGAGCGCGACCAACTGCTGGCCGTGGTGGGCGCCGACGAAACCGGCGGCGCGCTGTCCGGGTTGCCGGACGAGGCGCTCAGCCTGCACAGGCAGCACCCCGTCTACACCGACACGCCCCTGCATGACGTGCTGGATATCGTCGCGGCACTGCCTTACCCCGTGCCCGTCCTGGACCACAGTGGTGTTCTCAAGGGCACCATTTCCAAGAACCAGCTGTTGCACACCTTGAGCCGCCATTGA
- the proW gene encoding glycine betaine/L-proline ABC transporter permease ProW — translation MSEFSFLDPFQSAVIPLGDWVETTLRWLVHNFRDVFRAIRWPIDQVLNGIEYSLQSIPPTIGIILSSLLGWQLAGRRMALLCFVTLTLLGLIGVWSESMTTLALVLTSVFFCALIGIPLGILCARSDHLERVVRPVLDAMQTLPAFVYLVPVVMLFGIGNVPGVLVTIVFALPPLVRLTNLGIRQVPEDKIEAARAFGCTPRQMLTRVQLPLATSTIMAGMNQTLMLSLSMVVIASMISVGGLGQMVLRGIGRLDMGLATVGGVGLVLLAIFLDRLTQAMGARTSADPSLRWYHTGPVGALLRLCGAGQPAGRRKTA, via the coding sequence ATGTCTGAATTCAGTTTTCTCGATCCGTTCCAGAGCGCCGTCATCCCGCTGGGTGACTGGGTTGAAACCACCCTGAGATGGTTGGTGCACAACTTCCGCGATGTCTTCCGTGCCATCCGCTGGCCCATCGACCAGGTGCTCAATGGCATCGAATACAGCCTGCAGAGCATCCCGCCGACCATCGGCATCATCCTGTCCTCCTTGCTGGGCTGGCAGCTGGCCGGCAGGCGCATGGCGCTGCTGTGCTTCGTCACCCTGACCCTGCTCGGCCTGATCGGCGTCTGGTCGGAGTCCATGACCACCCTGGCGCTGGTACTGACCTCGGTGTTCTTCTGCGCGCTGATCGGCATCCCGCTGGGCATTCTCTGCGCCCGCAGCGACCACCTGGAGCGGGTGGTGCGTCCGGTGCTCGACGCCATGCAGACCCTGCCGGCGTTCGTCTACCTGGTGCCCGTGGTGATGCTGTTCGGCATCGGCAACGTGCCCGGTGTGCTGGTGACCATCGTGTTCGCCCTGCCGCCGCTGGTGCGCCTGACCAACCTGGGGATTCGCCAGGTGCCCGAAGACAAGATCGAGGCGGCCCGCGCTTTCGGCTGCACGCCGCGGCAGATGCTGACCCGCGTGCAGTTGCCGCTGGCCACCTCCACCATCATGGCCGGCATGAACCAGACCCTGATGCTCTCGCTGTCGATGGTGGTGATCGCCTCGATGATCTCCGTCGGCGGCCTCGGGCAGATGGTCCTGCGCGGCATTGGCCGCCTGGACATGGGCCTGGCCACCGTCGGCGGGGTAGGGCTGGTGCTGCTGGCCATCTTCCTCGACCGCCTGACCCAGGCCATGGGTGCGCGCACCAGCGCCGACCCGAGCCTGCGCTGGTACCACACCGGCCCCGTCGGCGCTCTGCTGCGCCTGTGCGGTGCCGGACAACCCGCCGGGCGGCGCAAGACCGCCTGA
- the proX gene encoding glycine betaine/L-proline ABC transporter substrate-binding protein ProX: protein MHRSKFSRSLLQCATALSLAVAALGAGASTDKPGEGVEVTPIFPSIAEERFRGEVAMEGLRELGYDVQEPKETEYGVMMVALASGDADFTVHLWEKLHDKFYQQAGGDEVMVKTGNILPGVSQGYLIDKKTADQYGIKYITDLKKPEIAKLFDTDGDGKADLTGCNPGWGCELVISHHMKAYDLDDSVHVNQGSYFALMADTITRYKEGKPILYFTWVPQWIASVLVENTDVVWLEVPKTDLPDGNNDVDTLYKGKNLGFAVDKVVAVLNKDFADENPAAVKFLSLVQISTGDESAQNLKMQQGEKKPADIERHAKEWIAAHRQQFDAWLQESRAAAASQAKQ, encoded by the coding sequence ATGCATCGATCCAAGTTCTCCCGCAGCCTCCTGCAATGCGCCACCGCGCTGTCCCTGGCCGTCGCCGCCCTCGGTGCCGGCGCTTCGACCGACAAGCCCGGCGAGGGCGTCGAGGTCACGCCGATCTTCCCCTCCATCGCCGAGGAGCGCTTCCGTGGCGAAGTGGCGATGGAAGGCCTGCGCGAACTGGGCTACGACGTCCAGGAGCCGAAGGAGACCGAGTACGGCGTGATGATGGTGGCCCTGGCCAGTGGCGACGCCGATTTCACCGTGCACCTCTGGGAAAAGCTGCATGACAAGTTCTACCAGCAGGCGGGCGGCGATGAGGTGATGGTCAAGACCGGCAACATCCTGCCGGGCGTCAGCCAGGGTTACCTGATCGACAAGAAGACCGCCGACCAATACGGCATCAAGTACATCACCGACCTGAAGAAGCCCGAGATCGCCAAGCTGTTCGACACCGATGGCGACGGCAAGGCCGACCTGACCGGCTGCAACCCGGGTTGGGGCTGCGAGCTGGTCATTTCCCACCACATGAAGGCCTATGACCTGGACGACAGCGTGCACGTCAACCAGGGCTCGTATTTCGCCCTCATGGCCGACACCATCACCCGCTACAAGGAAGGCAAGCCGATCCTCTACTTCACCTGGGTGCCCCAGTGGATTGCCAGCGTGCTGGTGGAGAACACGGACGTGGTATGGCTGGAAGTGCCGAAGACCGACCTGCCGGACGGCAACAACGATGTCGACACCCTGTACAAGGGCAAGAACCTCGGGTTCGCCGTGGACAAGGTCGTGGCGGTCCTGAACAAGGACTTCGCCGACGAGAACCCGGCGGCCGTGAAGTTCCTCTCGCTGGTGCAGATCAGCACCGGTGACGAGAGCGCGCAGAACCTGAAGATGCAGCAGGGCGAGAAGAAGCCCGCCGACATCGAGCGTCACGCCAAGGAGTGGATCGCCGCCCATCGCCAGCAGTTCGATGCCTGGCTCCAGGAATCCCGCGCCGCCGCGGCCAGCCAGGCCAAGCAGTAA